Proteins encoded together in one Carya illinoinensis cultivar Pawnee chromosome 3, C.illinoinensisPawnee_v1, whole genome shotgun sequence window:
- the LOC122303964 gene encoding uncharacterized protein LOC122303964, with the protein MLSEGDKVSSSVSSSSIVNHTLRINPICNCGSPASLRTSNTPRNPGRSFFGCSKYNTKGLPHCNFFIWADSGKEMENDLMKVFIEILMKKEELQKTHEELQKTHEEVRQLLQLFRRREEEVRTMMEEVRHCSEEVRRRDGEIVKREVEVRRQRTHIRICVAVSILLYLYFIRSL; encoded by the exons ATGTTATCTGAGGGAGATAAGGTATCATCGTCAGTTTCTTCATCTTCTATTGTTAATCATACTTTGAGAATCAACCCAATTTGCAATTGTGGGTCACCTGCTTCACTTAGAACATCGAACACGCCAAGAAATCCGGGCCGATCATTCTTTGGGTGTTCAAAATACAATACCAAG GGATTACCACATTGCAACTTTTTCATATGGGCAGATAGTGGTAAGGAAATGGAGAATGACCTTATGAAAGTATTCATTGAGATTTTGATGAAGAAGGAAGAGCTCCAGAAAACACATGAAGAGTTGCAGAAAACACATGAAGAGGTTCGCCAATTATTGCAACTTTttcgaagaagagaggaagaggtgcGAACAATGATGGAAGAGGTTCGACATTGTTCGGAAGAGGTTCGCCGTAGAGATGGCGAAATTGTCAAGCGGGAGGTGGAAGTCCGGCGTCAACGCACACATATTCGTATATGTGTGGCAGtttctattttactttatttgtaCTTTATACGATCGCTTTGA
- the LOC122302422 gene encoding protein FAR1-RELATED SEQUENCE 5-like — protein sequence MEKGKDHAYPITRSTADSTTNPSTNPPSQMIAIPFYPLGSTSPTANPSTNLPTQVIPIPCYPDFSNYMHGCHPPMPNAWLPPFFERPEASASTQTSQGNPLPPCESNLNPSSGLHSASSSHVDETQDPTPESTGKSMDTVIGGSDDLSGPHDNVPQTERADIVEEQKLGMVFKSEEDLLSYYKRYGQQCGFGIMTQRSHRFEDGSLRYVTLGCARGGKARNRTSNVARPRPTSKTDCKARINVTLERGVLKVNSVDNSHNHGLSPQKSRFFRCNREVSESVKRVLDINDQAGIRMNKSFASLVQEAGGFENLPFNEKDCRNYIDKARHLRLGKGGAGALREYFARMQYKNDGFFSLMDMDDDGRLRNVFWADARSRAAYKYFGDVVTFDTTYLTNRYGMPFAPFVGVNHHGQSILLGAGLISSEDTETFTWLFQTWCNCMDGEAPKAIITDQDRAMKNAISLVFPNSRHRFCLWHILKKLPEKLGSHGEFKTGLKTGLLNCVYDSHTVEEFEGSWEVLITKYNLQDNAWLKSLYAECTYWAPVFMKDVFWAGMSTTQRSESMNAFFDGYVHAKTNLKEFVDQFDNALRKKIENESAADFQSFNVTIPVVSPSPLEKTFQDIYTCNKFREVQKEVIGMLATLPTLHRKDGVIATYNVEDEVNVDDFIKEVTHTVYFNEAECEVKCSCALFEMRGVLCRHVLGIMRVNKVRSVPEKYILDRWRKDIKRTYTLIRSSYDGVDERPEVCRYSHIIKKCNEVATNASSCDEHTEDMLAKLDAMNLGYRTNKPPSKVNVTTTAVPTTTATSKNVLSPHVVRGKGRPPSLRKKSMIEHIKPTTKKATQKGKRKQPHGVEGEVLGTRRNLFGSTVVGTQQSVTFQPPQNTTEVLDFSVTELDFAVNETQESMQLHPDGTQLDHEGSMAILHLLSYIECLIMMLKISTCGKNTLACLVEY from the exons ACTATATGCATGGTTGCCATCCACCAATGCCAAATGCGTGGTTACCCCCATTTTTCGAGCGTCCTGAAGCCAGTGCATCTACACAAACTAGTCAG GGAAACCCGTTGCCCCCATGCGAGTCGAATCTTAACCCTTCGAGTGGTCTACACTCTGCAAGTTCAAGCCATGTTGATGAAACCCAAGATCCCACACCTGAGTCTACTGGAAAAAGTATGGATACTGTTATTGGGGGGAGTGATGATCTGTCTGGGCCACATGATAATGTGCCCCAAACTGAAAGGGCCGATATTGTTGAGGAGCAGAAATTGGGAATGGTGTTTAAATCTGAAGAGGACTTATTGTCTTATTATAAAAGATATGGGCAACAATGCGGTTTTGGGATAATGACTCAGAGGAGCCATAGGTTTGAGGATGGGAGCCTGAGATATGTCACATTGGGTTGTGCCAGGGGTGGGAAGGCACGGAACCGTACGTCTAATGTTGCCAGGCCACGTCCGACATCAAAGACAGACTGTAAGGCAAGAATAAATGTGACGTTAGAAAGAGGTGTGTTAAAGGTGAACAGTGTAGATAATTCCCATAATCACGGCTTAAGTCCACAAAAGTCGAGATTTTTTCGCTGCAATAGAGAAGTGAGCGAGTCTGTTAAGAGAGTGTTAGACATAAATGATCAAGCTGGGATAagaatgaacaagagttttgCCTCTCTTGTGCAAGAAGCGGGTGGGTTTGAGAACTTGCCATTCAATGAAAAGGACTGTCGGaattatattgacaaggcaCGCCACCTTCGACTTGGGAAAGGTGGTGCTGGAGCCCTCCGTGAGTATTTTGCGCGGATGCAATACAAAAATGACGGATTCTTTTCACTAATGGATATGGATGATGACGGGCGGTTGAGGAATGTATTCTGGGCGGATGCACGAAGTAGGGCAGCCTacaaatattttggtgatgttgTGACTTTCGACACGACCTATTTGACAAACAGATATGGGATGCCGTTTGCACCGTTTGtgggtgtaaaccaccatggacAGTCGATATTGTTGGGCGCAGGATTAATTTCTAGTGAGGATACAGAAACGTTTACATGGTTATTTCAGACCTGGTGTAATTGTATGGACGGTGAAGCTCCCAAGGCTATTATCACGGACCAAGATAGagccatgaaaaatgcaataagccttGTCTTTCCAAACAGTCGACACAGATTTTGCTTATGGcacattttgaaaaagttgccTGAGAAGCTAGGTTCACATGGTGAATTCAAAACTGGGTTGAAAACTGGGTTATTAAATTGTGTGTATGACTCTCACACAGTTGAGGAGTTTGAGGGGTCTTGGGAAGTGTTAATTACGAAGTACAACTTGCAGGATAATGCTTGGTTGAAAAGTTTATATGCTGAGTGTACGTATTGGGCACCGGTATTCATGAAAGATGTTTtctgggctggaatgagtacaacccaaAGAAGCGAGAGTATGAATGCGTTTTTCGACGGGTATGTTCATGCTAAGacaaacttaaaagagtttgtCGATCAGTTCGATAATgcattgaggaagaagattgagaatgaaagtGCGGCGGACTTCCAGTCATTCAATGTTACAATTCCCGTCGTCTCCCCCTCTCCACTTGAGAAGACTTTTCAAGACATATACACTTGCaataaatttagagaagttcaAAAAGAAGTAATAGGGATGCTTGCAACTCTTCCAACTCTACACAGGAAGGATGGTGTAATTGCAACATACaatgtagaagatgaagtgaaTGTTGATGATTTCATCAAGGAGGTTACCCACACGGTGTACTTTAATGAGGCTGAATGTGAGGTGAAGTGTTCATGTGccttgtttgagatgagaggggTATTGTGTAGGCATGTATTGGGCATTATGAGAGTTAACAAAGTCCGCTCGGTGCCAGAAAAGTACATACTAGATCGATGGCGGAAAGACATAAAGAGAACTTACACTCTTATACGAAGTAGTTACGATGGGGTTGATGAGAGGCCTGAAGTATGCAGATATTCACATATCATCAAGAAATGCAACGAAGTAGCCACAAATGCATCTTCATGTGATGAGCACACTGAGGATATGCTAGCTAAGTTAGATGCAATGAACTTAGGCTACCGCACGAACAAGCCGCCATCAAAGGTGAATGTTACAACAACTGCCGTGCCCACCACAACTGCCACTTCTAAGAATGTATTGAGTCCCCATGTAGTGAGAGGAAAAGGCAGACCGCCTTCTCTCAGGAAAAAATCCATGATTGAACATATTAAACCCACGACAAAGAAGGCTACTCAGAAAGGAAAACGTAAACAG CCGCATGGAGTAGAAGGCGAAGTTCTGGGAACTAGAAGGAATTTATTTGGTTCCACAGTTGTTGGGACACAACAAAGTGTCACATTTCAG CCTCCTCAAAACACTACCGAAGTGTTGGACTTTAGTGTCACCGAGCTAGACTTTGCGGTGAATGAGACGCAAGAAAGT ATGCAACTTCATCCGGATGGAACCCAGCTTGATCATGAAGGAAGTATGGCAATTTTGCATCTATTATCATACATAGAATGTTTAATCATGATGCTCAAGATATCTACTTGTGGAAAAAATACACTTGCATGTTTGGTGGAGTATTGA